In Acanthopagrus latus isolate v.2019 chromosome 23, fAcaLat1.1, whole genome shotgun sequence, the genomic window CTTGAATGAACTGAGGCAGCATGAGTCCAAAAAATGAAGCAGATTGGAATAACTACGTTTCATGCCACAGCAATATAAAATTGAGTAGATAGAGTCAAGATCCTAGGTCAGTTCAATGATAACCTCGAGCCAAAactgcaaaaccaaaaaaataaagtagatACTTGAAATACTTGGCAGATTTAATTGTTAAACCAGGTATTATATAACAAGACAAATGTGCCACATTCACTAAATGTGTTGAATGTGGGGTTTTTATGCAGTGAACAGCAGTGTGTCACACTctagagcttttttttctgtgaaaatccAATCACatcaaatgtattaatataTCACAATCACATTTCCTCTGAGGGCCTTAACTGGAACCTAGTACCTGTTTTCAGCTCTGTGAAGCTTCCAGCTAATCCAGGAGGGTTTTAAAACTAAACTGTCAATTCAGtccaagaagaggaagaatttTTCCAATCCCTTGGCTCATCACtaatattaaaaattaaaaatatccaaatcGAGCAAATCTTTGATAACGATTAAATGTGTGAGAAAACAGATTCTAATGAAGTGTGGTGCCTAAATCTTCAGgtgtcagaaaacaaaagcaaacagatcTTAAAGTTTCTCAAATCTTAGCTCTTCTGGCAATTTGTTCCACATTCGAATGCAATTCTTAAGTTGATTCTGTGAGAATCTGGAAGCCAGTGTAGCGGTATGAGTGTCGATATTCTGTCTACTTACATTTATCACCTTGTTTTTAAACAGGACACGAAGAATCTCCGCCTCATCAGTCGTCTGCAAGCCTCACTCGTAAGCGCCGACGTGTTTTTTGAATGGACAGACAAAGGGAAACAAAGAGTGTCTGTTaatctcattcattttttttttaaaccacaggTATGGATAGATGAGGAGCTGGCGTGGGACACGTCAGTTTATCCATTTGATGAAGTGGTCCTGCCGGTGTCTAAAATCTGGACCCCAGAGCTTCATGTGACGAACGGGTCAGTCAGTTTACACAAGAAGAGCTTCCAACCGTTACGAACTACCTACATCACTCAGTCCTCAACATCCATGTGACACAcctgtcctgtctttctctgtctgctgtagaATAATAACAAACATGAAGCACAGCTCCCATGATCTTCTGCTCTCCAGTAACGGCACGGTAAGGCACACCGTGACCATAAATGCTGAGATTGGCTGTGAGGTCAACATGTTCAACTATCCCTTCGCTGCTGACAGTTGTCCCGTCGCGATCCAGGCCTGGACCGCTGAAGGTGAGCTCAGCGATTCACTAAACAAAAATTATACAAGCAAATATCATCATTCTACGCATTTGTTATCATTCTGAAGATGATCTTGAAGGTTAAATACACTTCTAATGATTACTTTCTGATTATTTAATGGGTAACTgcaccatttttacacattaaagtgtgttgtgTAGGActtcatatgtgaaaaaagtagtattaAGCCTTCTATGACTCCAGAAGGAGCTGCAAGTAATCTGAGAAATTGCCTCCTCGCTGGctaaggtgcattgtgggtaatgtagttgccaggttttgaaaagcagtctgGTAGTCTAACACTGACGGACTCAAGATTCTacaacaaatgatcaaaacagaTATAGCAGAAACGGGAAATGGCCTTTGAAGCCTTCTTCCTTGGTGCTTTCATTGCCCACATTTCAACTTACATTGCGTTTTGGGTAATGTGggctctggattttttttttttaaaggaatgcTCTTTTAAAGAtttcttctgtgtgtctttAGGATGTGGCACAGAGCTGTTATTGGGCGACTTGAAAAATGTTGGCAACAGCCATGGAGACTGGCAAACCGAGCATGCGTTCTACGCGAgaataataaacagaaatgaCCGAAATTACATCATGGTAAGTCCACTAACTAGTTCACTAGCCTGTCAGAGGTGCGgtgagcggtgctggctcaggcgtgtgtgagcagaccaatcagagcagactgagtatTCGAGACGGAAgttaaaacagagtgtttcagctGGATCAATGAGCTTTGCATTACCACTGAACATTGCTCCACCTCAACCATTCTTATGATAGGTGATTAAGTATTTTCTCTGCCCACATACTGGAACTTAAGTCAGGAGTCCTTACACTGTACAATTAAACTCTGTGTTATACTCCTCAGGTGCAGCTGCGCATCAAGTACCTCAACCCCTTCATTACGTTATTCCTGCCCAGTATTCTGATCGTCTTAGCCGATGCGATCAGCTTTGCTCTGCCGCTGGGAGGTGGTGAACGCAACTGCTTTAAGGTCACTCTGGTGCTCAGCTTCACCATGTtcctcatcatcctcaacaACGAGATCCCTGGAGACGGCCACTGCAGCCCGATCATCCGTCAgtaagacacaaacacacaaatgctaCGTAACGAACAGCATGACAGTTGGAGTCACTGACcgtcttgtctgtctgtgctgcaggaacCCACTTCTGTATTTGCCTGGTCTTCCTGGTGTTCAGCATGTTGGTGTCCATGGTGCTGACAGGGATCGCCACAGAAGGAAGCATCCTTTCCCTCTGCTGTACCAAACGTTCAGCTCCCAAACGCACAGCAAacgaggaggagaaagcagATGAAGGTGAGGCGGACTTGATGCTCACATAGTCTTAGATTTagacacagattttttttagatgaaCTGGTAACACTGTATGACATGCTCCGACTGCTGTTTCAATCCCAACAGAAACCAAAGCGGACATTAGTGTTGTTCCACTGGACACCTCAGAGGAGCACACTCGGATGCTCAGAAAGGTGGTCAGCTTCCTGGAAGATCTGGGTGCACAGCAGCTGAAGCGAGAGGGATACCAGAAGATCGCCAAAAGAATTGACGAGATATTTTTCTGGTTGTATTTAATTTTTGGCAGCATATACTTTCTTGCCATGACTTACGTGATGGTACATTATACATGTCCAGTTAACCATTTTGATTTCTGGTACTAATATAACAGGTCAACTGTGTTTctgaaggaacagttcaaccaaaattgaaaatgtcaatcacctccatgctgatggaaagttttcTTGAGCTTTCTTGAGCAGACAGACTGGCGGTGCATCTACTGGTCACAACTGCGGTGCTGGTGTTAACACCACTAGCACAGAAATGTTGTACCAGAACtggctgttgctgtttttttagcatgctaacttcagtagatatctctgcaacacaatgcataCGTCAACACTGTCATTTCTTTACAcactgttgataattttagtacattttttgGGTGTTTAAAAACTGAGATTCTTTCATATTGGGACCTTTAGTGCATGCGATTACTTCAATAAGAATTCCTAGATGGACATACACATTTGTTCCGTGTGTTTAATCTCACATTAATTATATGTTACATTATATAATCATCAAATATTAGATGATTGTTTAAGCCTAGCTGCAGTTTGTTTCTCGATGTCTAATCaagtgtgtttgcatatttctgaatcaaacaaataaaggaaCTTCATCTCTCACTCCTGACATAGTTTTGAGTCGCATGATGGACATCTATACAAGCACCAAACTAAGATTTTTATTCTTTAGGATTTGTATGACAGTATTATAGGACTTTGTTCTGGAGGAATTCTAATCCATAGTAAAGGTGTGATAGTACACTGTGCCCCTtaacataaatatattaaatgcaAAGAGACAAATGAAAAGTGTTCCTTTGTTGCCACCTAGTGGTTGAATCACTACAAAGCTGCTTAATGACAGTTGAACACAACAATCTACGGGGAACATCCAGAAGAATTTTGACCCTTTTAATCCTCAAGTTTAATATGCAGAATCTTCAGAAAACATGATCACATGATTAGGATGTTTCCAGTGAGAAACTATGGAAATATCTTAATTGCGGTCTTGCTAAAACATAACAATCAAACAGAGAAGTTTTgagtgaattattttttttgttttattattttacacttCAGAAACCCTACAATACCCTCCCATTTCATCAGCCTATGATATCAtaaagtttgattaaaaaacaacctAAGCAAAACCCAGTCCAGGTTTTAATAGTAGGGCCAATGAGGTAACAAAGATATTGTTATATATTCTTCCCCCAGTATACAAAGACTTCAAAATTAGGCACCATCTTGATCCAGgtcagacattttaacattccCTTCTTTAAATCCTAGTTTCAGATAAACTGAAGGGACAGTGAAGACTTGGTAAAATCTTTACTAGTAAGGAATTCATagtgatttacattttagaatTAACTTTCAGCAGTGactctgtctgcagcctgcaccaccacaacaactgcatcAAATGCATTCCCAACAGCAACTAGGTTGTATTattggaacattttaatttgtaagTCAAAATATTCAGTAGAAACAAATCATACAAAATCAGTTTTTACCAAACACCTGAGTGAAAGCAACAAGAAAACCCCAGAAAGGAGTTAACAGAGCTCACAGGAATCAAGTACATATAATCCACCACAATAGAGACTGTTGTCACTTGTCTTCGTCAACTTCAAAGGCGCTCTGTTTTCTTCATCGCCttaagtgaaaaaaagatgaaatgatcaATCGCTTTGAGTCCAAATCATCTAATTCCATCTTGTTATGTGAGTATTATATATTCTACATTCCTTTTCCTCTATGAAAGTAATCTTAAAATCTTTTGGGTTGTcgatgaaacaaaacaactaatcaattaactGAGAATGCAATTAATCTTTACTTACAAGCTCTACTTTCCACATACCTGTTTAAACATCTGCACACCGAGGTAGTTCCTTGCCATGTCTCTCAGGTTGGACTGTCCACCCATTTTACATCGGAGGTAACCGTACAAGTTGGCCCATTGTAGAACCAAGCCCATGATGACTACAGCCTGTGGGGCAAAAATCACAAACAGGAATGTGCCAACAATGAGCAGCTTATGAGTCAGAAATTAGATTGACATTAACTTAAACACTGACCAGCCATTTCAACTTGAAAGAGAAGATGGTgctaaacacaaaaatgaccCAGAAGATCGGGCACACGATGAGTCCCAGCCAGAAAATCCGTGACTCTGCCCCGGAGGTCGCTCTCAAACTGTCCGTCTGTGAAGGAACGcaaaacaagattttatttcatgctcgtcaataaaacacagagaaaagttaATAGCCCTTGGAAATGTGTGCCTGATGTCTCCTGATGTGCTGTATGATATGACTAAGAGAGGATAATGCAGCTATGTTACATCTTCTTCTATTGTCCAAAAAGGTCATACGGCTACATTACACAGTAAAAGGGCTTAGCTTAATAAAATTGCTGCAAGGCGTGCCTAGTCTGTGAAACTTAAGCTGCACCGTCTTTTCTGGACCAGTTTTACAGAGATCTCCATTACTTTCTACAGAGTCAgagtcacatttaatttaactaaACGTGATGAGGCCGTCAAACTTGTTTAACTCTATTGTGCTTTTCAAGATCTGTGTCTTCCAGAtaagaaaactgctttttttaagaaaacgtTTTCCTTGAGCTGAAAGGAGCCCTGGGCACATGCCATTCAACGATGCACCTGAGGAGCTTTTACTTGCCCTCTTTGACTCGAACACCCAGTGGCTCTTCCCATCGTCATCCACTTGATTCCACCACCGAAGGCCTACCAGCAATCTGCCAGACACattctgaggggaaaaaaaacggaAATACGTCCGTAAATGAAAGCATGATAAATGTCAAACAAGCTCCTCTGTATAAAACTGAGGCATGATTAAACACAACCTGATCTGCTCACCTTGACAGTCCAAAAATCACATGACAGCAGGAGGATGATGGTGACCATGCAGGCAATGAAGCGACTACTGAAGATGTCACAGAACAAGTAGACCAAGATGGCGCTTGATCGGAAGAAGAGGTGGAAGAATGAGGCCAGCGGATgtctgaaacacagtttgtcattttattctgtagttaaaaacaaagcatttggTCAAAATACAGGAAAGCTTACATTGGATGTGTGATGGAGGAAGAATGATGGTCCTTTACTTTGATTAAAGAACTAATGTCACGCTGCAAAAATAGTATGTGAGGAGTTaaatttctgcatttaaaaactgtGCTCAGTAAAAGTATGTAAGCATACTCAGGACAATGTAGGTAAATAATTAAAAGAGCTCAAGGCAGAAACATGTCAAAaacattatattaatattattgcTGGTGCATCAATTCAAAAGCTGGATTCTTCTGTTGTAGTTGGTTGATGgagctcattttcattttaaaggacTACAACtgatcattattttcataatgGATTAATCTGCTCATTACTTTCTCttcaaaatcagtcagtgaagatcatcttcttcttcttctgattaaATGTCTTACCCAagactacatagtgcacctttaatttacAGTTATTCAACTAGCCTAAGAGATAAATTGACTAATCAGTTCAGCTGttcttattttaatttagtAGTAATTTAGTAGTTTAATTTATCTATTAATTTGCTGTTTAAGGTGTTAGATTAATAGTGAAGAGATAATGAATGTTGCATGAAAAGGAACAACCTCAAGTAAAGCCTTCATCGCCCTTAAACTACAGTACTTGTGTATGTGTACTTAGTTACTCCCCACCACTGCTTTAGTGACTTGTTATAACCACAAACGCAGCACATCTTACCTTACATTGAATTTACTTCGCCTGATGTGATCGTCGTCTTCCCCAAAAAGAGGAGCGTCCTGTGAGTCCTGTAAACGTGAAGCACATTAGCATGTTGAAGCTAAAGCAAATATCTGTTTCCACGTCTTACTGTGAGTTTAAATCAACTGTTCGGGTTTAAAATAAGGACTCGGACgagttgcaaaaacaaaaactgtgtctaaatgtgcaaaaatattACAACATTTAGAGTCGCTTACCTGTCTCTGCATCCTGACACCTGGCGATGTACTTCCTGGTGACGTGGTTGTAAACAAAACCGTGTGCTGAGGACCCCGAGGAGGTGTCTTTGATTGTGCCTGTGTGGAGGGTAAGcctgaaataaataacaaactgtGTCGCATGTGCTTGTTCCAATGTGGAGAAATGCTTTTATATCAAGCTTGTAAACTATTCGACAGATTTGAGAAAGCATTTAGCTATTTAGTGcgttttattaattaattcctTTCGGTTTTGACTCACTAAGTCCACATAATTAAAGTTAATGCTACAAAGGGCTAACGAGTTACTTctcccctgctggaaaaaaaacaaacaaaaacaaacaaacaaacaaacaaaaaaactgcacagaccagcaccaaaacacaacagatgctGGTCTTGTGAGTGACTGGTCACCACCAAGACCagcatctgttgtgttttggtgctggcctatgctggtttttccagcagggtcAGCAAAattggagaaagaaaaacagccaaactGACATGCTATAATGTTAACGTAGCTAACATGTGTGtgctatttttttaacttaaaaatgtcagcgtgtatttattatcaaaatgttcattCGATTTCTGTCTGATGACCAATCAACCTGTCAATCAAGTTATTGTTCTATCCATAATAATCAAGCAAATTGCTAGCATCTGTAAAGTAGGTGCTAGCTAAATGTAGCTACTCTCAAACATTAGTTAGATCTTCCAAAATAGCTAATTCATACCATAGTTTTTTCATTGGTTACTGTTACAACTGTTACAACTGTGTCTACTACAAATAATATGTATTATTCACTTCACTCATTTTATTGCCTTTATTTTGTGCATACAGagcatgaaaaagaaatcaagatTAGCTTcacaattgattttttttacttatgaaaataacattttgaaatacatttacatcACATATACAGACTATAATGGGAGATGAGAggattgtattttatttgtgtcattatCTACTTGACAGATGTATAGAGGAACGAACCATCATCACATATAAACTACAGTTTATACAAAACAGCTTTATAATGCTAAAACAGTTTGCTGTACACATTGTTTGCGCCTGCAGCATCATGAGGTCAGGAAAACCTCAAACAGACTGGCAACTGAGTGCATGCGGTAAAAGATGCCAAAAGGAAGTCCAATATTCACAACGGCAGCCCACAAGTTGAATTGGTAGAATTCAGTTTCGGTGTCGTGGTCAAACTGGGGTCTGGCTCCGAACGCCGGCATGATCCAGAGCTGTCAACCAAAGAAATAAGAGAAAACTATGagtatttgatgagtttgaGAAAAGTGAATTTGAGAGTGTGACAGGGAGTGGTACTCACTATGATGTTGCCCAGCAGCAGGAACGCACAGACTTCCTTAAGCACCCGCCTCTTCCAtatcagtttgtgtctgtgctcttCCTTGTGGCTGTGCAGGTTGAATGCCGTGGGCACCGGGCTGGGCTTTTTGTCCATATCTGATCCCTCGAGGCTCAGCTCCTTGCTTGGCTGCAGCACATATGGATTTGCCATCACTGTGTCCACCGGGTGCACCTCGTGGTAGGGCTCCCGGTGTAAGCCTTCGATGATGAAGAAGTTCTGCAGGCCGAGTTGGATCACCATCAGGAGAGCTCCCGTCAGGTTGAGCCTGTTCAGGTGGCCTTTGGCTCCGGTTCCAACCATGGCTACGATAGTGAAATAGCTGATGACGATCTGCCCCAGTGAAGCTCCCACCAGCAGCCCAACATCCAGGCTGCGTGTGGGGTTTTTATCCGTCACGTGCTCCCGGTGGTCCACTTTGTAGATGACGCAGCCGACCACAGTGGACACAGACATCAGCGTCAGGATCACTATGTTCATGACAAAGTGGATCATCACGGCGTAGTCTTTCGTGTCATCATCATGGCTATTGTGCATCTCCATCTCGTAGACGATGAAGGTTGCCAGGCCTGCCACCACTAAGAGAACTCCTGCCACGGGGCCGAGGATTGCGTCTTTTATGTGGAATTTGATGTGGTGGTGGCCGCGTTCCTCTAGTAATCTACCAACGTTTTTCCACAAGACGTAGGCCATGGCAGAGGCAAAGAGACTGTACTCGATGTTGAAGGGGTATAAGTAGTAGTAGGCCTCTTTGAACACGCTACATGAAGTGTGGCTGCACTTGCACTTATCGTCTCCATAACTG contains:
- the LOC119014252 gene encoding 5-hydroxytryptamine receptor 3B-like → MLIDKEYLSQPQNESCLQLIRVPFMEYQTLSVDTKNLRLISRLQASLVWIDEELAWDTSVYPFDEVVLPVSKIWTPELHVTNGIITNMKHSSHDLLLSSNGTVRHTVTINAEIGCEVNMFNYPFAADSCPVAIQAWTAEGCGTELLLGDLKNVGNSHGDWQTEHAFYARIINRNDRNYIMVQLRIKYLNPFITLFLPSILIVLADAISFALPLGGGERNCFKVTLVLSFTMFLIILNNEIPGDGHCSPIIRTHFCICLVFLVFSMLVSMVLTGIATEGSILSLCCTKRSAPKRTANEEEKADEETKADISVVPLDTSEEHTRMLRKVVSFLEDLGAQQLKREGYQKIAKRIDEIFFWLYLIFGSIYFLAMTYVMVHYTCPVNHFDFWY
- the zgc:112148 gene encoding Golgi apparatus membrane protein TVP23 homolog B; amino-acid sequence: MQRQDSQDAPLFGEDDDHIRRSKFNVRHPLASFFHLFFRSSAILVYLFCDIFSSRFIACMVTIILLLSCDFWTVKNVSGRLLVGLRWWNQVDDDGKSHWVFESKRTDSLRATSGAESRIFWLGLIVCPIFWVIFVFSTIFSFKLKWLAVVIMGLVLQWANLYGYLRCKMGGQSNLRDMARNYLGVQMFKQAMKKTERL
- the LOC119014246 gene encoding proton channel OTOP2-like isoform X1, yielding MTSASGTSYCSAYKSHGLSDCLSGSLSISMTARDAEAEEAHLSNNTGVAGQAGSSCQSDLNGSSGGVARERGRNWGWMLSGIICVNILILGCALASGTAYKNVNISTPDLQIFLIILLILTTTWMIYYVFYTAKYEGSVVYKDAHAGPIWLRGGLVLFGLLSIIMDIFKIASYVGYLHCDSAVKVAFPVIQVVFIIVQTYFFWVHSKDCVQLQRNITRCGLMLTLSTNLVVWMTAVTEESVHQTTAPKDPEYPEYPEYPSNATKIHGRGLYIKGASYGDDKCKCSHTSCSVFKEAYYYLYPFNIEYSLFASAMAYVLWKNVGRLLEERGHHHIKFHIKDAILGPVAGVLLVVAGLATFIVYEMEMHNSHDDDTKDYAVMIHFVMNIVILTLMSVSTVVGCVIYKVDHREHVTDKNPTRSLDVGLLVGASLGQIVISYFTIVAMVGTGAKGHLNRLNLTGALLMVIQLGLQNFFIIEGLHREPYHEVHPVDTVMANPYVLQPSKELSLEGSDMDKKPSPVPTAFNLHSHKEEHRHKLIWKRRVLKEVCAFLLLGNIILWIMPAFGARPQFDHDTETEFYQFNLWAAVVNIGLPFGIFYRMHSVASLFEVFLTS
- the LOC119014246 gene encoding proton channel OTOP2-like isoform X2: MTARDAEAEEAHLSNNTGVAGQAGSSCQSDLNGSSGGVARERGRNWGWMLSGIICVNILILGCALASGTAYKNVNISTPDLQIFLIILLILTTTWMIYYVFYTAKYEGSVVYKDAHAGPIWLRGGLVLFGLLSIIMDIFKIASYVGYLHCDSAVKVAFPVIQVVFIIVQTYFFWVHSKDCVQLQRNITRCGLMLTLSTNLVVWMTAVTEESVHQTTAPKDPEYPEYPEYPSNATKIHGRGLYIKGASYGDDKCKCSHTSCSVFKEAYYYLYPFNIEYSLFASAMAYVLWKNVGRLLEERGHHHIKFHIKDAILGPVAGVLLVVAGLATFIVYEMEMHNSHDDDTKDYAVMIHFVMNIVILTLMSVSTVVGCVIYKVDHREHVTDKNPTRSLDVGLLVGASLGQIVISYFTIVAMVGTGAKGHLNRLNLTGALLMVIQLGLQNFFIIEGLHREPYHEVHPVDTVMANPYVLQPSKELSLEGSDMDKKPSPVPTAFNLHSHKEEHRHKLIWKRRVLKEVCAFLLLGNIILWIMPAFGARPQFDHDTETEFYQFNLWAAVVNIGLPFGIFYRMHSVASLFEVFLTS